The Bacillota bacterium genome contains a region encoding:
- a CDS encoding 30S ribosomal protein S18: MRRERGKKRKKVCSFCVDRIDYIDYKDVYRLRKYITERGKILPRRISGNCAGHQRQLTVAIKRARNVALLPFTVE; this comes from the coding sequence TTGCGGCGCGAGCGCGGGAAGAAGAGGAAAAAGGTCTGCAGTTTTTGCGTGGATCGGATCGATTACATAGATTACAAAGATGTCTACAGGCTGCGGAAGTACATCACGGAGCGGGGGAAGATTTTGCCGCGCCGGATTTCCGGAAACTGCGCCGGGCACCAGCGCCAGCTGACGGTGGCGATCAAGCGGGCGCGGAATGTCGCCCTCCTGCCTTTCACCGTTGAATAA
- a CDS encoding single-stranded DNA-binding protein, whose product MFLNRVILIGRLTREPELRFTPSGVAVANFTLAVDRPFVNSQGVRETDFIRIVVWGKQAETCANYLGKGRLVAVEGRLQVRTYQTPEGQNRTATEVIGETVRFLDRAREGAGAGAVPEPDLGFPAEDLGGDGFEPGEPPF is encoded by the coding sequence TTGTTTTTGAACCGGGTAATTTTAATCGGGCGGCTCACCCGGGAGCCGGAGCTCCGCTTTACCCCCTCGGGGGTGGCGGTGGCCAACTTCACCCTGGCGGTGGACCGGCCCTTTGTCAACAGCCAGGGGGTGCGGGAGACCGATTTTATCCGGATCGTCGTCTGGGGGAAGCAGGCGGAAACGTGCGCCAATTACCTGGGGAAGGGGCGCCTGGTGGCCGTGGAAGGGCGGCTCCAGGTCCGCACCTACCAGACCCCGGAGGGCCAGAACCGCACCGCTACGGAAGTGATCGGGGAAACGGTGAGGTTTTTGGACCGCGCCCGGGAGGGAGCGGGTGCGGGAGCTGTTCCGGAGCCCGACCTGGGGTTCCCTGCAGAGGATCTCGGGGGCGACGGTTTCGAACCCGGAGAACCCCCGTTTTAG
- a CDS encoding cobyric acid synthase, with amino-acid sequence MARAIMVQGTASNVGKSILVTALCRIFRQDGYRVVPFKAQNMALNSFVTADGGEMGRAQVLQAQAAGLEPAVEMNPVLLKPTGNAASQVIVLGRPVGNMSARDYHLGKNLELLKVIEGALQRLHAEYEIIVLEGAGSPAEVNLKERDLANMRAARLAGAPVLLVADIDRGGALAAVVGTLALLDREEVEQVQGIVINKFRGDRSLLEPALAFLEARTGKPVLGVLPYLRELRLPAEDSVCLEEAGPAGEGEIEIAVLYLPRISNFTDFDCLALEPGVRLRYVKDGEPLGTPDLVIIPGTKNTVEDLLYLYETGYAAAVRRAAGRGVPVCGICGGFQMLGRELRDPEHTESFRDEIPGLGLLDAVTTFSREKVLAQACGEICGGGPLFAELAGLRVTGYEIHMGRTVLGEGARPLLRVLERRGSSEAGFDGAVAASGLVWGTYFHGIFDNDLLRAHLLRWLRRRRGLPERAREREGSRLERELDRLAEVCRAHLDLEKIYALLGLPGPRLPRPGMRGEPE; translated from the coding sequence ATGGCAAGAGCGATCATGGTGCAGGGAACGGCGTCAAATGTCGGGAAGAGCATCCTTGTCACCGCCCTCTGCCGCATTTTTCGCCAGGACGGCTACCGGGTCGTCCCCTTCAAGGCCCAGAACATGGCCCTGAATTCCTTTGTCACGGCAGACGGAGGGGAGATGGGGCGCGCCCAGGTCCTGCAGGCCCAGGCGGCGGGGCTTGAGCCTGCCGTTGAGATGAACCCCGTTCTCCTTAAGCCCACCGGAAACGCCGCCTCCCAGGTCATCGTGCTGGGCAGGCCGGTGGGGAACATGAGCGCCCGGGACTACCACCTGGGGAAGAACCTGGAGCTTTTAAAAGTGATCGAGGGGGCCCTGCAGCGGCTCCACGCGGAGTACGAGATCATCGTTCTGGAGGGAGCCGGGAGCCCGGCCGAGGTGAATCTCAAGGAGCGCGACCTGGCCAACATGCGGGCCGCCCGGCTGGCGGGGGCGCCGGTGCTCCTGGTGGCGGACATCGACCGGGGAGGCGCCCTCGCCGCGGTTGTGGGAACCCTCGCCCTCCTGGACCGCGAAGAGGTGGAGCAGGTGCAGGGGATCGTGATCAATAAATTCCGGGGGGACCGCTCCCTGCTGGAGCCCGCCCTGGCGTTTCTGGAAGCCAGGACCGGGAAGCCGGTGCTGGGCGTCCTTCCTTACCTGCGCGAGCTTCGCCTTCCCGCGGAGGACTCCGTCTGCCTGGAGGAGGCCGGCCCCGCAGGAGAGGGCGAGATCGAGATCGCGGTGCTCTACCTCCCCCGGATCTCCAACTTTACCGACTTCGACTGTCTTGCCCTCGAACCGGGGGTCCGCCTCCGGTACGTGAAGGATGGGGAGCCCCTGGGAACACCCGATCTGGTGATCATTCCGGGGACGAAGAACACGGTCGAAGACCTTCTCTACCTGTACGAAACGGGTTACGCCGCTGCGGTGAGAAGAGCCGCAGGGCGGGGGGTTCCGGTCTGCGGGATCTGCGGGGGCTTCCAGATGCTGGGCCGGGAACTGCGGGACCCCGAGCACACCGAGTCCTTCCGGGATGAAATCCCCGGACTGGGGCTTCTGGATGCGGTGACAACCTTCAGCAGGGAGAAGGTCCTCGCCCAGGCCTGCGGGGAGATCTGCGGCGGCGGGCCCCTCTTTGCGGAGCTTGCCGGGCTCCGGGTTACGGGATACGAGATCCACATGGGGCGGACGGTGCTGGGGGAGGGGGCGCGCCCCCTTTTGCGGGTGCTCGAGCGCCGGGGAAGCAGCGAAGCAGGGTTTGACGGGGCGGTCGCGGCCTCGGGGCTGGTCTGGGGGACCTACTTCCACGGCATCTTCGACAACGACCTTCTGCGCGCCCACCTGCTCCGCTGGCTCCGCAGGCGCCGGGGGCTTCCCGAGCGGGCCCGGGAGAGAGAAGGCTCCCGCCTGGAGCGGGAGCTGGACCGGCTGGCCGAAGTGTGCCGCGCCCACCTGGATCTGGAAAAAATTTACGCTCTGCTGGGGCTGCCGGGGCCGCGTCTCCCCCGGCCGGGCATGCGGGGTGAGCCGGAATGA
- a CDS encoding 30S ribosomal protein S6 has translation MRAYEALFVLRPDLEEEATNAAVEKFTSLIQQNKGAVEQVSRWGKKRMAYEIQDFREGFYVLILFQGEPETAKELDRVMRISDEVLRHLIIRREVA, from the coding sequence ATGCGCGCCTACGAAGCACTTTTTGTTTTGAGGCCGGATCTCGAAGAGGAGGCAACAAATGCCGCTGTCGAAAAGTTCACCAGCCTCATCCAGCAGAACAAAGGCGCCGTCGAACAGGTCAGCCGCTGGGGCAAAAAGCGGATGGCCTACGAGATCCAGGATTTTCGGGAGGGTTTCTACGTCCTGATTCTCTTCCAGGGGGAGCCTGAAACGGCGAAGGAGCTCGACCGGGTGATGCGCATCTCCGATGAGGTGCTGCGCCATTTGATCATCCGCCGGGAGGTGGCGTAG
- a CDS encoding helix-turn-helix transcriptional regulator — protein MTTKRGSSQLGRKIRRLRQQLGLTQEELGERAHIHYSYVGQVERGDKMPSLRTLKNLAAALNVDLHYLLEEPVPYQTTENPAPDDLAAVKTLLQGRSPAEIRLCLDLIRLILRFLDGRDAET, from the coding sequence ATGACGACGAAAAGAGGATCAAGCCAGCTTGGAAGAAAGATCCGGAGATTGCGCCAGCAGCTGGGTTTGACCCAGGAAGAGCTGGGCGAACGCGCCCACATCCACTACTCCTACGTCGGGCAGGTAGAACGCGGAGACAAGATGCCCTCCCTCCGCACCTTAAAGAACCTGGCGGCAGCCCTGAACGTAGACCTGCACTACCTTCTAGAAGAGCCTGTTCCCTACCAAACGACAGAAAACCCCGCACCGGACGACCTGGCCGCCGTGAAAACCCTCCTGCAGGGCCGCAGCCCTGCCGAAATCCGGCTCTGCCTGGATCTCATCAGGCTGATCCTTCGGTTTCTGGACGGCAGGGACGCCGAAACCTGA
- the ychF gene encoding redox-regulated ATPase YchF yields the protein MAFSVGLVGLPNAGKSTLFNALTGLQAHVAPYPFSTVDPNRGIVPVPDPRLAELARLLEPERVVPATVEFVDIAGLVEGASRGEGLGNRFLAAIREMDALVHVVRCFRGENIPHPYGEPDPRRDVELVEVELALADLETVARRREKVARAVKAGERGAREEERFLEALAAHLAAGKPARSLPEAREELLAPLFLLTAKPVVYAANVREEEKEGGPCLAAVREVAAGRGAPLVVLDARWEAELAELPPEEQELFRGGEESGLVQLVRACYTLGNFITFFTATGPELRAWTIPAGSRAVEAAGKIHSDFARAFIRAEVVSLADLLRAGSLAAAREQGLLRLEGRDYLVQEGDLIHFRHHA from the coding sequence ATGGCCTTTTCTGTTGGTCTGGTAGGGCTTCCCAACGCGGGCAAGTCCACCCTTTTCAATGCCTTAACGGGTCTGCAGGCTCATGTTGCTCCCTACCCCTTCAGCACCGTAGACCCGAACCGGGGGATCGTCCCCGTTCCGGATCCCCGCCTGGCGGAGCTGGCGCGCCTGCTGGAGCCGGAACGGGTCGTTCCTGCCACCGTTGAGTTCGTGGACATTGCCGGGCTGGTGGAGGGGGCGAGCCGGGGGGAGGGCCTGGGCAACAGGTTTCTTGCCGCGATCCGGGAGATGGATGCCCTTGTCCATGTGGTGCGCTGCTTCCGGGGGGAGAACATCCCCCACCCTTACGGTGAGCCTGACCCCAGGCGGGATGTGGAGCTGGTGGAGGTGGAGCTGGCGCTGGCCGACCTGGAGACCGTGGCGCGGCGCCGGGAAAAGGTGGCGCGCGCGGTTAAGGCCGGGGAAAGGGGGGCGCGGGAGGAGGAAAGATTTCTGGAAGCCCTGGCCGCCCACCTTGCTGCCGGAAAGCCCGCCCGGTCGCTGCCGGAGGCGCGGGAGGAACTCCTCGCCCCCCTCTTCCTCCTCACTGCGAAGCCGGTGGTCTATGCGGCAAACGTCAGGGAGGAGGAGAAGGAGGGGGGCCCCTGCCTCGCGGCCGTCCGGGAGGTGGCGGCGGGGCGCGGGGCGCCGCTGGTGGTGCTGGACGCCCGGTGGGAGGCGGAGCTTGCGGAGCTTCCCCCGGAGGAGCAGGAGCTTTTCAGGGGCGGGGAAGAGTCGGGGCTTGTACAGCTGGTGCGCGCCTGCTACACGCTGGGGAACTTCATTACCTTTTTTACGGCCACCGGCCCCGAACTCCGGGCCTGGACGATTCCGGCAGGGAGCCGCGCCGTGGAGGCGGCGGGAAAAATCCACTCCGATTTTGCGAGGGCCTTCATCCGGGCCGAGGTCGTTTCTCTTGCAGATCTCCTGAGAGCGGGGTCGCTGGCTGCCGCCCGCGAGCAGGGGCTCCTGCGGCTCGAGGGCCGCGACTATCTGGTGCAGGAGGGGGACCTCATCCACTTCCGCCACCACGCCTGA
- a CDS encoding aspartyl protease, with protein sequence MGLIHIEGKAVGPTGITREVRFLVDSGATYSLLPPDVWQALELKPKRKATFVLADGTNIERNISECYIILPQGEGHSPVILGEEGDEPLLGVVTLENLGLILNPFTRTLQPMKMVLMPAKLCRSHLFECGVLQQLPDKPAGRT encoded by the coding sequence ATGGGTCTTATCCATATTGAAGGCAAGGCAGTAGGCCCCACCGGGATTACCCGGGAGGTGCGGTTCCTGGTGGATAGTGGAGCGACTTATTCTCTTCTTCCTCCAGATGTCTGGCAGGCCTTAGAGCTTAAACCGAAGCGTAAGGCGACCTTCGTCCTTGCTGATGGCACCAATATTGAAAGAAATATTTCTGAATGCTATATTATCTTGCCCCAAGGAGAAGGCCACAGCCCGGTTATCTTAGGGGAGGAGGGGGATGAACCCCTGCTGGGCGTGGTCACCCTGGAGAACTTGGGGCTTATCTTAAATCCCTTTACCCGTACCCTCCAACCGATGAAGATGGTCTTGATGCCGGCAAAGCTCTGCCGGTCCCACCTGTTCGAATGCGGAGTTCTGCAACAGCTACCGGACAAACCGGCAGGCCGCACCTAA
- the selD gene encoding selenide, water dikinase SelD, which produces MEERRQIRLTGFTRAAGUAAKLGPGALAEILQDLPVFEHPDLLVGCGTPDDAGVFRIRPDLALVQTVDFFTPVVDDPYLFGQIAAANALSDIYAMGAAPLTALNIVAYPACALGTEPLREILRGGSEKVAEAGAVVLGGHSVEDQEPKYGLAVTGTVHPDEIITKQGAAAGDCLVLTKPLGIGVLVTALKGELLGAREEKALVEVMAALNAAAARAMRQVGVSACTDVTGFGLLGHLREMALSSRVDVEVDVGSLPLLPRARELAGEGIVPGGAYRNREHFAPFVELAGEVAPAELDLLYDPQTSGGLLIAVPEPKKDELIAALRREGVLRPRVIGRVAGEGTGKILVRGK; this is translated from the coding sequence ATGGAGGAGAGAAGGCAGATCAGGTTGACAGGCTTCACGCGGGCTGCCGGTTGAGCGGCAAAACTGGGGCCGGGCGCCCTGGCGGAAATTTTACAGGATCTTCCGGTGTTTGAACACCCGGATCTGCTGGTGGGCTGCGGAACTCCTGATGATGCCGGCGTCTTCCGGATCCGTCCGGACCTCGCCCTCGTCCAGACGGTGGACTTTTTCACACCTGTTGTGGACGATCCGTACCTCTTCGGGCAGATCGCTGCGGCAAATGCCCTGAGCGATATTTACGCGATGGGGGCGGCGCCCCTCACCGCTCTGAATATCGTGGCCTACCCGGCCTGCGCCCTGGGGACGGAGCCCCTGCGGGAGATCCTCCGGGGAGGGAGCGAAAAGGTGGCCGAGGCGGGCGCGGTGGTGCTGGGGGGGCACTCCGTCGAGGACCAGGAGCCGAAGTACGGGCTGGCCGTGACGGGAACCGTTCACCCCGATGAGATCATCACCAAGCAGGGAGCGGCGGCCGGGGATTGTCTCGTCCTCACGAAGCCCCTCGGGATTGGGGTCCTGGTGACCGCCCTTAAAGGAGAACTGCTGGGTGCCCGCGAGGAAAAGGCCCTGGTCGAGGTGATGGCCGCCCTGAACGCCGCCGCGGCGCGGGCGATGCGGCAGGTGGGGGTGAGCGCCTGCACCGATGTCACGGGTTTTGGGCTGCTGGGGCACCTCCGGGAGATGGCCTTGAGCAGCCGGGTTGATGTGGAGGTCGACGTCGGCTCTCTGCCCCTTCTGCCCCGGGCGCGGGAGCTGGCCGGGGAAGGGATTGTCCCTGGCGGAGCCTACCGGAACAGGGAGCACTTTGCCCCCTTCGTGGAGCTTGCCGGAGAGGTTGCGCCTGCAGAACTCGACCTCCTCTACGACCCGCAGACCTCCGGGGGGCTGCTGATTGCCGTTCCTGAGCCGAAAAAGGACGAGCTGATCGCCGCCCTGCGCCGGGAGGGGGTGCTGCGCCCCCGGGTGATCGGGCGTGTCGCCGGAGAGGGGACGGGAAAGATTCTGGTGAGGGGGAAGTGA
- the yedF gene encoding sulfurtransferase-like selenium metabolism protein YedF has translation MEKKAEFVDARGLSCPQPVILTRRVLEKGGQRVTAVVDSEVARDNIVKMARALACEVEVEREGSDYYIHITKPEDLAPELDPRESLLILVTSESLGRGSEELGKLLMKNFFYTLTEQGGLGKVLIFLNSGVHLTCTGSPVLDYLYELEQDGAEVLSCGTCLDYYRLRDRLGVGEVTNMYTILEYLQKIPRVIYL, from the coding sequence ATGGAAAAAAAGGCTGAGTTCGTGGACGCGCGGGGCCTGAGCTGCCCGCAGCCGGTAATTTTAACACGCAGGGTGCTGGAAAAAGGAGGCCAGAGGGTCACGGCGGTTGTTGACAGCGAAGTGGCGCGGGACAACATTGTCAAGATGGCCCGCGCCCTCGCCTGCGAAGTAGAGGTAGAGCGGGAGGGCTCCGACTACTACATCCACATCACAAAACCGGAGGACCTCGCTCCGGAGCTGGACCCGCGGGAAAGCCTCCTGATCCTGGTGACCTCCGAGTCCCTGGGCCGGGGGAGCGAGGAGCTGGGCAAGCTCCTGATGAAGAACTTCTTCTATACCCTCACGGAACAGGGAGGCCTGGGGAAGGTTCTGATCTTCCTGAACAGCGGCGTCCACCTGACCTGCACCGGTTCTCCGGTGCTGGACTACCTGTACGAGCTGGAGCAGGACGGCGCCGAGGTCCTTTCCTGCGGCACCTGCCTGGATTATTACAGGCTTCGGGACCGGCTGGGCGTGGGGGAGGTCACCAACATGTACACCATTCTCGAGTACCTGCAGAAAATTCCCCGCGTCATTTACCTCTAG
- a CDS encoding EamA family transporter: MFTREENALGLLLALLAMLCWGLAPVLGKLGLFRVHSITALSIRTIFAAVLILGWNLVFGRYEHFHAIPLRSFIFIILEALLATLVGDLAYFMALKRANINQVTLIMSSSPLVTMLASCALLGERVTCLQVAGALLIIGGLVLVGLEPRI, from the coding sequence ATGTTTACTCGGGAGGAGAACGCCTTGGGTCTCTTGCTGGCGTTGTTGGCTATGCTCTGCTGGGGGCTGGCACCGGTATTGGGAAAGCTGGGGCTGTTCCGCGTGCACTCCATTACAGCTCTGAGCATCCGCACTATTTTTGCCGCCGTCCTCATCCTGGGCTGGAATCTGGTTTTTGGTCGTTATGAACACTTCCATGCCATTCCCCTCAGAAGCTTCATCTTCATCATCCTGGAGGCGCTGCTGGCTACCCTGGTAGGGGATCTTGCCTACTTCATGGCCCTCAAGCGCGCGAACATCAACCAGGTAACCCTCATCATGTCCTCTTCCCCCCTTGTAACCATGCTTGCCTCTTGCGCTCTTCTTGGGGAGCGCGTTACCTGTCTGCAGGTGGCAGGCGCCCTCCTGATCATCGGCGGGTTGGTGCTGGTGGGGCTGGAACCCAGAATTTAG
- a CDS encoding Ldh family oxidoreductase produces MKELAQEKAQEVFPAGTLEAFARRVLEAAGVDAEESRVVAENLVAANLRGIDSHGVVRLPLYVARLEAGLVAPRTKLEIVREAPAACVLDAHNGWGAVAGRAGMQEAVKRARRAGVGVAVVRRSNHFGIAAFYAQPALAENMIGIVLTNASAAMPPWGGRDPYFGTNPICVAVPAGRERPVIYDGATSVAAIGKIVLAAKKGEKIPPTWATDREGRPTTDPAAAVSGALLPMGGYKGYGLALMVDVLSGILAGAAFGPYVGNLRRLEAPQNVGHFFAALNISAFLELEEFFEGMERLVGDVRQAPRAAGERRIYLPGEIEWEWEERRKREGIPVPAEVLEELRALGERYGVPLQSA; encoded by the coding sequence ATGAAGGAATTGGCTCAAGAAAAGGCCCAAGAGGTTTTTCCTGCCGGGACCCTCGAAGCCTTTGCGCGCCGGGTGCTGGAGGCCGCCGGGGTGGACGCGGAGGAGAGCAGGGTGGTTGCGGAGAACCTGGTAGCCGCGAATTTGCGGGGGATCGACTCCCACGGGGTGGTCCGCCTCCCCCTCTACGTGGCGCGCCTGGAGGCGGGGCTCGTGGCGCCCCGGACGAAGCTGGAAATTGTGCGGGAGGCCCCCGCCGCCTGCGTGCTGGATGCCCACAACGGCTGGGGGGCGGTGGCGGGCCGGGCCGGGATGCAGGAGGCGGTGAAGCGCGCCCGCCGCGCCGGGGTCGGGGTTGCGGTGGTAAGGCGCTCCAACCACTTCGGGATCGCGGCCTTTTACGCCCAGCCGGCGCTCGCGGAAAACATGATTGGAATCGTTCTCACCAACGCCTCGGCGGCGATGCCCCCCTGGGGCGGGAGGGACCCTTATTTCGGCACAAACCCGATCTGCGTGGCGGTTCCGGCCGGGCGGGAGAGGCCGGTGATTTACGACGGGGCGACCAGCGTGGCGGCCATCGGCAAGATCGTTCTGGCGGCGAAGAAAGGAGAAAAAATCCCCCCCACCTGGGCGACCGACCGGGAGGGAAGGCCGACCACAGACCCTGCTGCGGCCGTGTCGGGGGCGCTGCTTCCGATGGGGGGGTACAAAGGCTACGGGCTCGCCCTGATGGTTGACGTGCTTTCCGGGATCCTGGCCGGCGCGGCCTTCGGCCCCTACGTCGGCAACCTGCGGCGCCTGGAGGCTCCCCAGAATGTGGGGCACTTTTTTGCAGCCCTCAACATCTCCGCCTTCCTCGAGCTGGAGGAGTTCTTCGAGGGGATGGAGCGCCTCGTCGGGGACGTCAGGCAGGCGCCCCGCGCCGCCGGGGAGAGGCGGATCTACCTGCCCGGGGAAATCGAGTGGGAATGGGAGGAAAGGCGGAAGAGGGAGGGGATCCCCGTCCCTGCGGAGGTCCTTGAGGAGCTGCGCGCCCTCGGGGAGCGCTACGGGGTCCCCCTGCAATCCGCCTGA
- a CDS encoding mechanosensitive ion channel family protein: MLSFKDLWDGLLGSFSWVEFRGFLAALLRVAVIIGGLMLAGRLGRRLIEGILRPERIPGAWDERRIHTLRGLARSVLRYTLYFVGGLMLLDEFGVPTASLLAGAGIVGLAVGFGAQNLVRDVITGFFILFEDQYAVGDYVTVAGVTGTVEEIGLRLTKVREWTGELHIIPNGEIKQVTNHTRGGMGVLVEVEVAYEENLARVIEVIERLCRELAEEEPDVVLEAPRVLGVTRLGESGVTLQVFGKVRPMQQWAVARELRRRIKEAFDEAGIEIPYPRRVILTGVQGGAGSGASDAVSPR; the protein is encoded by the coding sequence ATGTTAAGCTTCAAGGATCTCTGGGACGGACTCCTGGGCTCTTTTTCCTGGGTGGAGTTCAGGGGATTTCTGGCGGCGCTCCTCCGGGTTGCGGTCATCATCGGGGGCCTGATGCTGGCAGGGCGGCTCGGCAGGCGCCTGATTGAGGGGATCCTGCGGCCGGAGCGGATCCCGGGTGCCTGGGACGAACGCCGCATTCATACCCTGCGCGGGCTTGCCCGGAGCGTGCTGCGCTACACCCTCTATTTCGTGGGGGGATTGATGCTTCTCGACGAATTCGGCGTGCCCACCGCCTCCCTCCTGGCGGGAGCGGGAATCGTGGGCCTGGCCGTTGGCTTTGGGGCGCAGAATCTGGTCCGTGACGTGATCACCGGATTTTTTATCCTCTTCGAGGACCAGTATGCTGTTGGCGATTACGTCACCGTGGCCGGGGTGACCGGAACCGTGGAGGAGATCGGGCTGCGCCTCACCAAGGTCAGGGAGTGGACGGGAGAGCTCCACATCATCCCCAACGGGGAGATCAAGCAGGTGACCAACCACACCCGCGGGGGAATGGGGGTGCTGGTGGAGGTGGAGGTCGCCTACGAGGAGAACCTGGCGCGGGTGATCGAGGTGATCGAGCGCCTCTGCCGGGAACTTGCGGAAGAAGAGCCGGACGTGGTTTTGGAGGCGCCCCGCGTGCTGGGGGTTACCCGGCTGGGAGAGTCGGGAGTTACCCTGCAGGTCTTCGGGAAGGTCAGGCCGATGCAGCAGTGGGCCGTGGCGCGGGAGCTGCGGAGGCGGATTAAAGAGGCGTTTGATGAGGCCGGCATCGAAATTCCCTACCCGCGCAGGGTAATCCTTACCGGAGTACAGGGAGGGGCAGGAAGTGGTGCTTCCGATGCGGTTTCACCTCGGTGA
- a CDS encoding DUF951 domain-containing protein, which produces MRFHLGDVVRMKKPHPCGGYEWEIMRVGMDFRIRCLKCGRQVMLPRPKFEKGVKAIVKSAMLEDVQDQDGEGKR; this is translated from the coding sequence ATGCGGTTTCACCTCGGTGATGTGGTGCGGATGAAAAAGCCTCACCCCTGCGGCGGCTACGAGTGGGAGATTATGCGGGTGGGGATGGATTTCCGGATCCGCTGCCTGAAGTGCGGGCGGCAGGTGATGCTCCCCCGCCCTAAATTTGAAAAGGGCGTCAAGGCGATCGTGAAATCCGCCATGCTGGAAGATGTGCAGGATCAAGACGGAGAGGGAAAGAGGTAG
- a CDS encoding cobyrinate a,c-diamide synthase, translating to MKDRPRVMIAAVRSGAGKTSVATGIMGALARRGCRVQGFKVGPDFIDPSYHTAATGRWARNLDTWLLPPGRVRKLFRAATADADLAVIEGVMGLFDGLRGRGERASSAEIAKLLGCPVALVVDARAQARSALVEFLGCRALDPELPLAGVILNRVQGPRHLEMLREGFEEREIPVLGAIQEGSLPRFAERHLGLVPVPEQRGVEAALARLAEVVARQVDLEGILRVARAAGGLPAGAGREEQVPDEEEGPVRFAAEGGPGAVRIAYAWDEAFNFYYRDGLDALAEFGVELVPFSPLHDSALPPGIGGVIIGGGFPELFAEQLAANRKMLESLRLAHRRGLPIYAECGGFMYLCERLVDQEGRSHALAGLVPGVCRMEKRLVGMGYVTARALAPSVLCEAGETLRGHEFHYSSFAPRTAPFPWAFSFIKGEQEERPDGYARGSLLASYLHFHFASSPRAAARFAAACRARHSDKLTPA from the coding sequence ATGAAAGACAGGCCCCGCGTGATGATCGCCGCAGTCCGGAGCGGAGCGGGCAAGACCAGCGTCGCAACCGGGATCATGGGCGCCCTTGCCAGGCGGGGGTGCCGCGTTCAGGGCTTCAAGGTGGGGCCCGATTTCATCGACCCCAGCTACCACACGGCCGCTACCGGGCGCTGGGCGCGCAACCTGGACACCTGGCTCCTCCCCCCGGGGCGGGTGAGGAAGCTCTTCCGGGCGGCGACGGCAGATGCGGACCTGGCGGTGATCGAGGGGGTGATGGGCCTTTTCGACGGGCTGCGGGGGAGGGGGGAAAGAGCGAGCAGCGCGGAAATCGCCAAGCTGCTGGGCTGCCCCGTCGCCCTGGTGGTGGATGCGCGCGCCCAGGCGCGCAGCGCCCTCGTGGAATTCCTGGGCTGCCGCGCCCTGGACCCCGAACTCCCCCTTGCCGGGGTGATCCTCAACCGCGTCCAGGGCCCCCGGCACCTGGAGATGCTGCGGGAAGGCTTTGAGGAGCGGGAGATCCCGGTCCTGGGCGCGATCCAGGAGGGGAGCCTCCCCCGCTTCGCGGAGCGTCACCTCGGCCTTGTCCCCGTTCCGGAGCAGCGGGGGGTGGAGGCCGCGCTTGCCAGGCTTGCGGAGGTGGTCGCCCGGCAGGTTGACCTGGAGGGGATCTTACGGGTTGCCCGCGCCGCCGGCGGCCTTCCGGCCGGGGCCGGGAGGGAGGAGCAGGTTCCTGACGAAGAGGAGGGCCCGGTCCGGTTCGCGGCGGAAGGCGGCCCGGGTGCGGTGCGGATCGCCTATGCCTGGGACGAGGCCTTCAACTTTTACTACCGGGATGGGCTTGATGCCCTCGCGGAGTTCGGGGTCGAACTCGTGCCCTTCAGCCCCCTGCACGATTCCGCTCTCCCTCCCGGGATCGGGGGTGTCATCATCGGGGGCGGTTTCCCCGAACTCTTTGCAGAGCAGCTCGCCGCGAACCGGAAAATGCTGGAGAGCCTGCGGCTTGCCCACAGGCGGGGGCTTCCCATCTACGCGGAGTGCGGGGGGTTCATGTACCTCTGCGAAAGGCTCGTGGATCAGGAGGGCCGCTCCCACGCCCTGGCGGGGCTCGTGCCGGGCGTCTGCCGGATGGAGAAGCGCCTCGTCGGGATGGGCTACGTGACGGCGCGCGCCCTCGCGCCCAGCGTTCTCTGTGAGGCCGGGGAAACCCTGCGGGGGCACGAGTTCCACTACTCCTCTTTTGCGCCCCGCACCGCGCCCTTCCCCTGGGCCTTTTCCTTCATCAAAGGGGAGCAGGAGGAGAGGCCCGACGGCTACGCCCGGGGGAGCCTCCTTGCCTCCTACCTCCACTTCCACTTTGCCTCCTCCCCGCGGGCGGCGGCCCGCTTTGCCGCCGCCTGCCGCGCCCGGCACTCGGATAAGTTAACTCCTGCCTGA